The [Clostridium] colinum genome includes the window TTAGTTCCAAAAGATATATTTATAGCTATTGGTTTATTAAGCTCTATAGCTTTGTCCAAAACAAATTTTATAGCTCTCATTATTTCTGTATTTCTTGCAAAAGATTCTCTTCCTTTTTCTCCTAGTTTTACAACAATAATATCACTATTATTTGCAACCCCTAAATATTTTTTTTTAGAAGATGCTCCATTTCCACAAGCTATACCAGCAACAGCTGTTCCGTGGCCTATTGTATCATTTGTTTTAACTATGTTAAAAGGATTTTCACTTAATAAAGCATTGTTTATTTCTTCTCTAGTATATACAACACCAGCTGAAAAACCTTCTGGAGGATTACCTTCTAATGTTTGATCCCATATATATTCTATTCTAGTTGTACCATCTTCATTTCTAAAATCTTTATGAAGATAATTTATACCAGAATCTATAATTCCAATTAATGTACCTTTACCAGATAGATTGTATGGCATTTCTCTTACTTGTTCAATACAAATACTATTAATAGCAGTGTCTAATTCAATAGATAAATTTCTTGGCTGTTCAATATATTCTATTTCTCTATATAAAGTTAAAATAAATATTTCCTCTTTTTTTAGTGTAAATATTGCATAATTAGATGATAATATCTCTATTTCTATGTTCATATCTTGTTTAATTTTTTGTAAATCACCATTATATTTAACAATAACTTCCCATAAATTATTATTTTTATTATATCCAGCTTTTATATTACTTCTTTCAATCATATCTTCAGGTATACTAAGTGAGGTTTTTAATTGACTATCTAATTTTAAATCATTAAATTGAGACATACTTAACCACCTTATAAAATATATTTAAATATATGATTAAAGTAACTTTTTATACCTAAACAATTGTATTTTTATTAAAATTAAATTATACTGTATATAAACTGTTTAAATTTAGAGGTGCCTATGACAAATTATTCTATAAAAATAATAGCTTTAATAACAATGATTATAGATCATATAGGAGGTGTTATCTTTAAAAATCATTTGTTATTCAGATATATTGGTCGTTTATCTTTTCCTCTATATTCATTTTTAATAACTGAAGGTTTGAAAAAAACTTC containing:
- a CDS encoding S8 family peptidase, yielding MSQFNDLKLDSQLKTSLSIPEDMIERSNIKAGYNKNNNLWEVIVKYNGDLQKIKQDMNIEIEILSSNYAIFTLKKEEIFILTLYREIEYIEQPRNLSIELDTAINSICIEQVREMPYNLSGKGTLIGIIDSGINYLHKDFRNEDGTTRIEYIWDQTLEGNPPEGFSAGVVYTREEINNALLSENPFNIVKTNDTIGHGTAVAGIACGNGASSKKKYLGVANNSDIIVVKLGEKGRESFARNTEIMRAIKFVLDKAIELNKPIAINISFGTNDGSHTGSSLFETYINDMSNIWKTSIVVPTGNEGSTSHHYQNTIKTGETIEIEISLDSNLSSLYIVLFKNFVDIFNINIISPNGVETGFINNTTKSNVFNFGNANLYFNLGEPTPYSLEQGVFFEIISTRGTLASGIWKIIIKGINIVEGLFNIWLPVTEVSSKNTKFLKPNINTTLTIPSTANNVITVGGYNDLLNSISEFSGRGFTRDNRIKPDLVAPSENITTTSNFLGYYAVIIRLN